Proteins from a genomic interval of Diceros bicornis minor isolate mBicDic1 chromosome 34, mDicBic1.mat.cur, whole genome shotgun sequence:
- the KCNN4 gene encoding intermediate conductance calcium-activated potassium channel protein 4 yields MGGELVPGLGALRRRKRLLEQEKWLAGWALVLAGLGIGLMVLHAEMLWFGGCSWALYLFLVKCMISISTFFLLCLIIAFHAKEVQLFMTDNGLRDWRVALRGRQVAQIVLELAVCGLHPAPVRGLPCAQRAGAPPTATATATQSWPGFLSQGEALLSLAMLLRLYLVPRAVLLRSGVLLNASYRSIGALNQVRFRHWFVAKLYMNTHPGRLLLCLTLGLWLTTAWVLSVAERQGVNATGHLSDTLWLIPITFLTIGYGDVVPSTMWGKIICLCTGVMGVCCTALLVAVVARKLEFNKAEKHVHNFMMDIQYAKEMKESAARVLQEAWMFYKHTRRKDSGAARRHQRRLLAAINRFRQVRLKHRKLQEQVNSMVDISKMHMILCDLQLGLSSSHQALEKRIDALAGKLDTLTELLSTALGPRQLPEASQEAT; encoded by the exons ATGGGCGGGGAGCTGGTGCCGGGCCTGGGGGCCCTGCGGCGGCGAAAGCGCCTGCTAGAGCAGGAGAAGTGGCTGGCCGGCTGGGCACTGGTACTGGCGGGACTCGGCATCGGACTCATGGTACTACACGCGGAGATGCTGTGGTTCGGGGGGTGCTCG TGGGCGCTCTACCTGTTCCTGGTTAAATGCATGATCAGCATCTCCACCTTCTTTCTCCTTTGCCTTATCATAGCCTTTCACGCCAAAGAGGTCCAG CTCTTCATGACGGACAACGGGCTCCGGGACTGGCGCGTGGCGCTGAGGGGGCGGCAGGTGGCGCAGATCGTGCTGGAGCTGGCGGTGTGCGGGCTGCACCCGGCGCCGGTGCGGGGCCTGCCGTGCGCGCAGCGTGCCGGGGCGCCGCCGACCGCGACGGCGACGGCGACGCAGTCCTGGCCCGGCTTCCTGAGCCAGGGGGAGGCGCTGCTGTCGCTGGCCATGCTGCTGCGCCTCTACCTGGTGCCCCGCGCGGTGCTCCTGCGCAGCGGCGTCCTGCTCAACGCGTCCTACCGCAGCATCGGCGCCCTCAACCAGGTCCGCTTCCGCCACTGGTTCGTGGCCAAGCTGTACATGAACACGCACCCCGGCCGCCTGCTGCTCTGCCTCACGCTCGGCCTCTGGCTTACCACCGCCTGGGTGCTGTCGGTGGCGGAAAG GCAGGGCGTTAATGCCACCGGGCACCTCTCAGACACACTGTGGCTGATCCCCATCACATTCCTGACCATCGGCTACGGGGATGTGGTGCCCAGCACCATGTGGGGCAAGATTATCTGCCTCTGCACTGGGGTCATG GGGGTCTGCTGCACAGCCCTGCTGGTGGCCGTGGTGGCCCGGAAGCTGGAGTTTAATAAGGCAGAGAAGCACGTGCACAACTTCATGATGGATATCCAGTATGCCAAGGAG ATGAAGGAGTCGGCTGCCCGGGTGCTGCAAGAAGCCTGGATGTTCTATAAACACACACGCAGGAAGGATTCGGGAGCTGCCCGCAGGCACCAGCGCAGGCTGCTGGCTGCCATCAACAG GTTCCGCCAGGTGCGGCTGAAACACCGAAAGCTCCAGGAACAAGTGAACTCCATGGTGGACATCTCCAAG ATGCACATGATCCTGTGTGACCTGCAGCTGGGTCTGAGCAGCTCACACCAGGCCCTGGAGAAGCGGATCGACGCACTGGCAGGGAAGCTGGACACGCTGACCGAGCTGCTTAGCACTGCCCTGGGGCCGCGGCAGCTTCCAGAAGCCAGCCAGGAGGCCACGTAG